The nucleotide sequence GGCATTCGGCCTCGGTTCGCTCAGCGGCATCATCCTCAATCTCGTCGGCGATCGCACCAAGATCGCGCGCTTCCAGCGCAGCCAGTTCATGCAGTTGGCGCGCTACGGCCTGCCGCTGACGCTGGCTGGACTCTCCGTCGCCGTCTATTCGGCCTGCGACCGGCTCATCGTCGCCTATCTGCTCGGCAAGGACGCCGCCGGTATCTTTGGCGTCGCCGCCGATCTGCCGCGCCAGTTCATGGTGATGATCGCCTCCAGCGTCGCAGCTGCGACCGTGCCGCTGGTGTTCCGGTCGTTGTCCGAGAAGAATGATGAGATCACGCGGGAACGGCTGACGGAGAGCCTCGAATTGCTGCTCGTCGTCGTCGCGCCCGTTGCCGTCTGGCTCGCGCTCGCGGCCGACGAGGTCGCGGGCACGCTGGTTGGCGTCGACTTCCGCGCCGGTGTGTCGGCGTTGCTGCCGACACTCGTGCTTGCCCGCTTCTTCGGCATCGCCAATCAGTTCTACGTGCAGATCAGCTTCCAGCTCGCCGAGCGGCCCTTCATGCTGGCGACGCAGTCGTTCCTCACGCTGGTCGTCAGCGTCGTGCTGATGTTTGCGCTGGTGGCCGGCTACGATCTCTACGGCGCGGCGCTGGCGACGCTTGCGACCGAGGCGATCGGCTTCGTCGTCGCCGTCGCGCTGATGCACCGCGCCCATCCCGTGCCGTTCGATTTCAACCGCCTCGCTGGTGTTGCGGTTTCAGCCGCGGCAATGGCGGCTGCGATCCTGCTTGCGCGGTCGCAGGTTAACGGCACCGGAATCGTGGCGCTGATCGTCGTGAGCCTTGCCGGCGGCTTTGCTTATGTCGCCGTGGCCTGGCTGCTGAACGTCGCGAACGTGCGGACGCTGTCGCTGCGCTTCCTGCGGACGTTCAACCGGAAAGCGGTCGGCGTGTAGCGCTACCCCGCGAGAAACCCGCCGTCCACGGCCACGACGGTGCCGGTCGCATATCGCGAGGCCGGCATGCAGAGGAATGCCACGGCTCCCGCGATGTCCTCCGGCTGGCCCCATCGCTTGAACGCGGTGCGGTCGGCGATGCGCTGATAATGCGCAAGATCAGTGCGGCCGGCGGCGTTGATCGCGGTTTCGATATAGCCGGGCGCAACGGCATTGACCCGGATGCCGTCCTCGGCCCACTTCAAGGCCAGTGCCTTGGTCAGCATCACGACGCCGCCCTTGCTGGCGCAATAGGCGGGAATCCGCGGCAACGCCAGCGTGGCATTCATCGAGGCGATGTTGACGATCGAGCCCTTCCTCTCCGCCAGCAGCGGCTGGAACGCCATGCAGGTCCGGAACGTCCCGGTGAGATTGACGTCGAGCACCTTCATGAAGGTCTCGATCTCGAATTCCTTGTCGCGCGCGAGAATTCCGGCGCAGTTGACCAGCGCGTCCACGCGCTTGTGCGTCCGGGCGAAGGACGCCACCGCCGCATCATCGGTCACATCAAGCGTCGCAAGCGTAAGACCCGCGCGCGGCTTGAGCAGTGTGCGCGCAAGATCCGCCTCATTGGCGCCGGTTGCCGTCACCGTCGCGCCGAGATCGCAGAATTGATTGCTGATCGCGGCGCCAATGTCGCCGGCACCGCCGATCACGACGGCATGAAAGCCGGGCGCGAGGGAGAAATTCGAAGTCATCAAGGTTGTCTCACTTCAGGGATTTCGGCGGCGGGGCCGTGGATTCGCGAACCACCAGCGAGAAGTCGATCTCGCGATGCATGATGGTCTGCTCGCCGGCAAGGCTCCGCACCAGATATTCGCCGGCGCGCTGCCAAGTCTCTCCGGTCGGAACGTGGATCGTGGTCAGGCTCGGCCGCAAGTGCCGGCTCCAGTCGAGGTCGTCGAAGCCGACAACCGATAGATCGCGCGGGACCGAGAATCCGTCGCGCTCCGCCTCGAGCAGCACGCCATAGGCGATGACGTCGTTGCCGCACACCACGGCTGTCGGGCGGTCTTTGAGGCTCAGGAGATAGCGCGCCGCCTCGCGCGCGTCGTCCAGCGTATAGGGCACCTCGACATGCCACTGCGCCGGAAGCTCGAGGCCATTCTCGGTCAGCGCGCGGCGGAAGCCGGCGACGCGGGCGCTGGCGCGGTCGTTGTTGCGCTGGAGCGCCGAGACGATCCCGATGCGGCGATGGCCGAGCTCGATGACATGTGCGGCGGCGCGATGGGCGGCGGCCTCGTTGTCGGTGCCGACGCAAGGGTAGGGCCGGTCGGGCTGGTAGATGCCGACATTGATGAACGGCACCGCATTGTCCGCAAGCAGTTTTCGCAAGCCGTCGTGATGGCAATCGCCGCGCAGCACGAGGCCGTCGACGCCGCGGCTGATCAGATTGCGCGCCTGCTGCAATTCGACGTCGAGATCGTAGCCGCTGGTGGTGAGAAACAGCATGTATCCGACCGAGGACAGATATTGTTGCAGCGAGGCGATGCCGCGCGCGAACATCGTGTTGTCGATCGTCGGCACGATTGCGCCAAGCGTGCGCGAGCGGCGCGACGACAGGATGCGAGCCGGCGCATGCGGGATGTAACCGAGCGCGTCGATGGCCTGCTCGATGCGCGCGCGCAAGGACGGGCTCACCGCATCGGGATTGTTGAGGGCGCGCGAGACCGATGCCGTCGACACGCCGGCGCGGGCCGCCACGGCGCGGATGCCCTGTTTCACGGACTTGGCGTTGGTCAGTCTCATTGATGTAACGTTACATATCGCGTGACAAGCCGCATAGTAGCGGAAATGACGCAAATTTGCCGCAGATTGTGCAGCTTGTCCACCGCTTGACACGATCGATGCGAGGTCTATTTTGTAACCGTTTTCAGATGGTGTTCAAACCTGTTCAAAATGGTCCGCCAGCTTAAGGCGGCCAGCCGGGAGGAGAGTTCAATGAAGGCCAGGATGCTCGCGACGCATGTCGCGTTGCCCGTTCTCGCGCTAGCCGCGATCAGCGCGCAGGCGAACGCGGCCGATTTCGACTGGACGAAGTTCAAGGGCAAGACCGTCACCTTTCTCGCCAATAACAACCCGGTCGCGCAGGCGCTGCTGACCTACAAGGCCGATTTCGAGAAGCTGACCGGCATGACCCTGAAGGTCGACGGCTATCAGGAGCAACAGATGCGCCAGCGTCTGGTCACCGTCATGAATGCGAACAGCGACGAGGTCGACGTGTTCATGACGCTGCCCTCGCGCGAGGGCGAGCAGTTCGCCGTGGCCGGCTGGTACGGCGATCTCACCGCGATGGCCAAGAATGAGGTTGCCAAGGACTACGATCCGGCGGGGCTGAGCCAGGCCCTGCTGAAGGCCGCGACCTTCGGCGGCAAGCTGACCAGCATGCCGATGAACCTCGAAGGGCCGATCTTCTATTACCGCACCGACATCTTCAAGAAGTGCGGCCTCGAGGCGCCGAAGACCATCAAGGAGGTCGAGGCCGCGGCCGAGAAGATCAAGGCTTGCGACAGCGCGGTAACGCCGTTCGTCTCGCGCGGCCTCAAGCCCGCGGTCGCCTACACCTTCAGCAACATGCTGCACAACATCGGCGGCGCGTATATCGCGAGCGGCAAGTCGAACCTCTGCTCGGCCAAGGGCAAGGAGGCGCTCGACACCTATAGCCGGCTGCTGCGCGATTTCGGGCCGCCCGGCGTCGTCAACTACAGCTTCCAGCAGATTTCCGCGCTGTACCGCAGCGGCCGCGCCGCGATG is from Bradyrhizobium xenonodulans and encodes:
- a CDS encoding lipopolysaccharide biosynthesis protein encodes the protein MLNRHFSIYLVAYILPAAVGFFAITAYTRLLTPAEYGVYVVGISLAGILGAIFFAWIKLSVSRYQAMSAEVDFRGTAMVAFGLTVAVLCATTPLVFLFRSDVSIELLLASMFVAIMANAVDVGQEFERAKLRPYRFAAISIVRSVSSVGFGLLGIWLGWGGLGLLAAFGLGSLSGIILNLVGDRTKIARFQRSQFMQLARYGLPLTLAGLSVAVYSACDRLIVAYLLGKDAAGIFGVAADLPRQFMVMIASSVAAATVPLVFRSLSEKNDEITRERLTESLELLLVVVAPVAVWLALAADEVAGTLVGVDFRAGVSALLPTLVLARFFGIANQFYVQISFQLAERPFMLATQSFLTLVVSVVLMFALVAGYDLYGAALATLATEAIGFVVAVALMHRAHPVPFDFNRLAGVAVSAAAMAAAILLARSQVNGTGIVALIVVSLAGGFAYVAVAWLLNVANVRTLSLRFLRTFNRKAVGV
- a CDS encoding SDR family NAD(P)-dependent oxidoreductase, yielding MTSNFSLAPGFHAVVIGGAGDIGAAISNQFCDLGATVTATGANEADLARTLLKPRAGLTLATLDVTDDAAVASFARTHKRVDALVNCAGILARDKEFEIETFMKVLDVNLTGTFRTCMAFQPLLAERKGSIVNIASMNATLALPRIPAYCASKGGVVMLTKALALKWAEDGIRVNAVAPGYIETAINAAGRTDLAHYQRIADRTAFKRWGQPEDIAGAVAFLCMPASRYATGTVVAVDGGFLAG
- a CDS encoding LacI family DNA-binding transcriptional regulator; translated protein: MRLTNAKSVKQGIRAVAARAGVSTASVSRALNNPDAVSPSLRARIEQAIDALGYIPHAPARILSSRRSRTLGAIVPTIDNTMFARGIASLQQYLSSVGYMLFLTTSGYDLDVELQQARNLISRGVDGLVLRGDCHHDGLRKLLADNAVPFINVGIYQPDRPYPCVGTDNEAAAHRAAAHVIELGHRRIGIVSALQRNNDRASARVAGFRRALTENGLELPAQWHVEVPYTLDDAREAARYLLSLKDRPTAVVCGNDVIAYGVLLEAERDGFSVPRDLSVVGFDDLDWSRHLRPSLTTIHVPTGETWQRAGEYLVRSLAGEQTIMHREIDFSLVVRESTAPPPKSLK
- a CDS encoding ABC transporter substrate-binding protein — protein: MKARMLATHVALPVLALAAISAQANAADFDWTKFKGKTVTFLANNNPVAQALLTYKADFEKLTGMTLKVDGYQEQQMRQRLVTVMNANSDEVDVFMTLPSREGEQFAVAGWYGDLTAMAKNEVAKDYDPAGLSQALLKAATFGGKLTSMPMNLEGPIFYYRTDIFKKCGLEAPKTIKEVEAAAEKIKACDSAVTPFVSRGLKPAVAYTFSNMLHNIGGAYIASGKSNLCSAKGKEALDTYSRLLRDFGPPGVVNYSFQQISALYRSGRAAMAFESSNELRTVMEGGARLKDTGLLPFPAGEAGQVPTTIGWGMAVSSHSKQPDAAWYFVQWATSPEVQKKMALQGIAPPRPSVANDPEYRKWIDEEPVRKEWQAALDVLATKGSSEVGYPIVANPQSREFIGQAVQDLILKQKTVDQACADADKALDALIALN